One Branchiostoma floridae strain S238N-H82 chromosome 15, Bfl_VNyyK, whole genome shotgun sequence DNA window includes the following coding sequences:
- the LOC118431633 gene encoding multiple epidermal growth factor-like domains protein 11 → MEVTCGIRVARSRLFPAGLVVVALISAFTVARADYVDFFDCSDGKWLDYEHSEHQDMSVFNNVSIDECAQKCVEGTADGLREGECLSFNYDKLDGNCTLIAANRATLNTNLNTDRDYEYCEMKDILSFFTAHPGYRQAGHDDATVRPPTVTPRTCALRCLRGAEVCLSFDIGSTRPDNCLLSTDTPETTGLPLTYNPGFNYYQRIIEGTCFNYPCVHGYCASKDNRITCVCDAGFGGDTCDTACTAGTFGSGCTETCHCANSISVCDIHTGECSTGGCTIGWSGPNCQTACPSGQFGLNCNNTCHCASGGSVCDTETGNCSSGGCVTGWEGSNCQTACPAGQFGANCTGTCHCASGGSVCDTETGNCSSGGCVTGWEGSNCQIACPAGQFGANCTGTCHCASGGSVCDTETGNCSSGGCVTGWEGSNCQIACPAGQFGLNCTGTCHCASGDSVCDTETGNCSSGGCIAGWEGSNCQTACQAGQFGLGCNGTCHCASGDSVCDTETGNCSSGGCISGWEGSNCQTVCSPGTFGPGCTETCHCANSTSVCDVQNGVCSTGGCTPGWSGPNCQTACPSGQFGLGCNGTCHCASGGSVCDTETGNCSSGGCSAGWEGSNCQTDVDECSTNTSGCHSNATCANTEGSYTCTCNSDYQGDGVSCTAEDPEAAAGLNMRDTVIIATAAFSVLVVIAAVLCVTW, encoded by the exons ATGGAGGTTACCTGTGGCATCCGTGTGGCCAGATCTCGCCTGTTTCCAGCAGGACTTGTTGTCGTAGCGCTGATCTCTGCTTTCACGGTGGCTAGAGCAG ATTACGTCGACTTTTTTGACTGCTCCGACGGGAAATGGCTGGATTATGAGCATTCTGAGCACCAGGACATGTCAGTATTCAACAATGTCAGCATTGACGAATGTGCCCAGAAGTGCGTGGAGGGGACAGCTGACGGTCTCCGGGAGGGGGAGTGTTTGTCATTTAACTACGACAAGCTAGACGGCAACTGTACCCTAATAGCAGCCAATAGAGCAACCTTAAACACCAACCTTAACACTGACCGTGACTACGAGTACTGTGAGATGAAAG ACATCCTCAGCTTCTTCACTGCCCATCCCGGCTACAGGCAAGCCGGACACGACGACGCCACTGTGAGACCACCCACAGTAACTCCCAGGACTTGTGCCTTACGGTGTTTGCGGGGAGCCGAGGTCTGTCTGTCGTTTGACATCGGGTCTACCCGGCCGGACAATTGCCTGCTAAGTACAGACACTCCGGAAACAACGGGACTACCACTAACTTACAACCCCGGATTTAACTACTATCAGAGGATCATCG AAGGAACCTGTTTCAACTATCCCTGTGTCCACGGCTACTGTGCGAGCAAGGATAATAGAATCACCTGCGTTTGTGACGCCGGCTTCGGAGGAGACACCTGCGACACAG CCTGCACTGCTGGAACTTTTGGGTCCGGGTGCACGGAGACCTGCCACTGTGCGAACAGCATTTCCGTGTGTGATATCCATACAGGAGAGTGTTCTACTGGTGGATGTACCATAGGATGGTCCGGACCCAACTGTCAGACAG CCTGCCCGTCCGGACAGTTCGGACTCAACTGTAACAACACCTGCCACTGTGCGAGCGGAGGTTCCGTGTGTGACACCGAGACTGGGAACTGCAGCAGCGGCGGCTGTGTCACGGGGTGGGAGGGCAGCAACTGTCAGACAG CCTGCCCGGCCGGACAATTCGGAGCCAATTGTACCGGTACCTGCCACTGTGCGAGCGGAGGTTCCGTGTGTGACACCGAGACCGGAAACTGCAGTAGCGGCGGCTGTGTCACGGGGTGGGAAGGGAGCAACTGTCAGATAG CCTGCCCGGCCGGACAATTCGGAGCCAATTGTACCGGCACCTGCCACTGTGCGAGCGGAGGTTCCGTGTGTGACACCGAGACTGGGAACTGCAGTAGCGGCGGCTGTGTCACGGGGTGGGAGGGGAGCAACTGTCAGATAG CCTGCCCGGCCGGACAGTTCGGACTCAACTGTACCGGTACCTGTCACTGTGCAAGTGGAGACTCTGTATGTGACACCGAGACTGGGAACTGCAGCAGCGGCGGCTGTATTGCAGGGTGGGAGGGGAGCAACTGTCAGACAG CCTGCCAGGCCGGACAGTTCGGACTCGGCTGTAACGGCACCTGCCACTGTGCGAGCGGAGACTCTGTATGTGACACCGAGACTGGGAACTGCAGCAGCGGCGGCTGTATCTCAGGGTGGGAGGGGAGCAACTGTCAGACAG TTTGTTCTCCTGGAACGTTTGGGCCCGGGTGCACGGAGACGTGCCACTGTGCGAACAGCACGTCCGTGTGTGATGTACAGAACGGGGTATGTTCAACTGGTGGATGTACCCCAGGATGGTCCGGACCGAACTGTCAGACAG CCTGCCCATCCGGACAGTTCGGACTCGGCTGTAACGGTACCTGCCACTGTGCGAGCGGAGGTTCCGTGTGCGACACCGAGACTGGGAACTGCAGTAGTGGCGGCTGTAGCGCTGGGTGGGAGGGGAGCAACTGTCAAACAG ACGTGGACGAGTGCAGTACCAACACCAGCGGCTGCCACAGTAatgccacatgtgcgaacacgGAAGGATCCTACACATGCACCTGTAATTCTGACTATCAGGGGGATGGCGTGTCGTGTACAGCAG AAGATCCGGAAGCTGCCGCTGGTTTGAACATGCGGGACACTGTGATCATCGCGACTGCAGCCTTCAGTGTTCTTGTCGTCATTGCTGCTGTCCTATGCGTAACGTGGTGA